From Delphinus delphis chromosome X, mDelDel1.2, whole genome shotgun sequence, a single genomic window includes:
- the LOC132418301 gene encoding doublesex- and mab-3-related transcription factor C2-like, whose protein sequence is MMRTMDPNEMPAVPCGPPDSTTGLETGAPWGIEPGPRRAKRRRARCHKHGITAQVKDQEHYCLFKVCECHKCALFSEHCSILPAESTLKSEQGPLRKRHLTEGLIRSGTTSPKAHSHVNKLAIQAGVPSKLPRSSADRSGLGMFVSVLDSSTLEEATNNFSFQEDTQTPCPAQQAPKASDQVSVSASSEWQRKLEAAEALLALRESSQAPSGSISVLQP, encoded by the exons AACCATGGATCCCAATGAAATGCCTGCTGTGCCCTGCGGCCCCCCTGACTCCACCACTGGACTTGAGACCGGAGCCCCATgggggattgaacctggccccAGAAGAGCTAAACGTCGCAGAGCCCGCTGCCACAAACACGGCATCACTGCCCAAGTCAAGGACCAGGAGCACTACTGCCTCTTCAAGGTCTGCGAGTGTCACAAGTGTGCCCTCTTCTC GGAACACTGCAGCATCTTGCCTGCTGAGAGTACCTTGAAGTCGGAGCAGGGGCCACTCCGAAAGAGGCACCTGACTGAAGGACTGATAAGGAGTGGGACCACCTCTCCCAAAGCTCACAGTCATGTCAACAAGTTGGCCATTCAAGCAGGAGTCCCCA GCAAGCTCCCAAGGAGCTCTGCTGATCGGTCTGGCCTCGGAATGTTTGTCTCTGTCCTGGACTCCAGCACCCTTGAAGAAGCAACTAACAATTTCTCTTTCCAGGAAGACACACagaccccctgccctgcccagcag GCTCCCAAAGCTTCCGACCAGGTCTCGGTTTCTGCCTCCTCAGAGTGGCAGCGAAAACTGGAAGCGGCCGAGGCTCTGCTGGCTCTGAGAGAATCTTCCCAGGCCCCTTCTGGCTCCATCTCTGTGCTCCAGCCCTGA
- the LOC132418481 gene encoding doublesex- and mab-3-related transcription factor C2-like, with protein sequence MDPNEMPAVPCGPPDSTTGLETGAPWGIEPGPRRAKRRRARCHKHGITAQVKDQEHYCLFKVCECHKCALFSEHCSILPAESTLKSEQGPLRKRHLTEGLIRSGTTSPKAHSHVNKLAIQAGVPSKLPRSSADRSGLGMFVSVLDSSTLEEATNNFSFQEDTQTPCPAQQAPKASDQVSVSASSEWQRKLEAAEALLALRESSQAPSGSISVLQP encoded by the exons ATGGATCCCAATGAAATGCCTGCTGTGCCCTGCGGCCCCCCTGACTCCACCACTGGACTTGAGACCGGAGCCCCATgggggattgaacctggccccAGAAGAGCTAAACGTCGCAGAGCCCGCTGCCACAAACACGGCATCACTGCCCAAGTCAAGGACCAGGAGCACTACTGCCTCTTCAAGGTCTGCGAGTGTCACAAGTGTGCCCTCTTCTC GGAACACTGCAGCATCTTGCCTGCTGAGAGTACCTTGAAGTCGGAGCAGGGGCCACTCCGAAAGAGGCACCTGACTGAAGGACTGATAAGGAGTGGGACCACCTCTCCCAAAGCTCACAGTCATGTCAACAAGTTGGCCATTCAAGCAGGAGTCCCCA GCAAGCTCCCAAGGAGCTCTGCTGATCGGTCTGGCCTCGGAATGTTTGTCTCTGTCCTGGACTCCAGCACCCTTGAAGAAGCAACTAACAATTTCTCTTTCCAGGAAGACACACagaccccctgccctgcccagcag GCTCCCAAAGCTTCCGACCAGGTCTCGGTTTCTGCCTCCTCAGAGTGGCAGCGAAAACTGGAAGCGGCCGAGGCTCTGCTGGCTCTGAGAGAATCTTCCCAGGCCCCTTCTGGCTCCATCTCTGTGCTCCAGCCCTGA